A stretch of the Porites lutea chromosome 12, jaPorLute2.1, whole genome shotgun sequence genome encodes the following:
- the LOC140921894 gene encoding uncharacterized protein, which yields MKNHNREIYTIPGIFFLVTAVIASLGNGYILYVVKRDPLKCFKKPTNVFNIALTMAHFFAGIVVLPYIGVLNILRGEHPEIFIPSTVLDLEEALLNFNIGTATLFLSAISGERCIAIIRPRLNKKWLTLNRAKAINFASGTICFAFCLLLLLPVSKTFFYFVYLPLFIFLPSCGILASCAVRLRNFKNQARVSVINSGLPVAQLFALETRKRNSQLVYKLLNTVFSILLPILISLFMFSAVRIIEVTWEGCQNRKWFVTLHNVTLICLYLSSAFNPFVLHSRIAEYSRTTKHIFRK from the coding sequence ATGAAAAACCATAACAGGGAAATTTATACAATACCTggcatttttttccttgtaacTGCGGTCATTGCGTCGCTAGGAAATGGCTATATCCTTTACGTCGTCAAACGAGATCCTTTAAAGTGCTTCAAGAAGCCCACAAATGTCTTCAACATTGCCTTGACGATGGCGCATTTTTTCGCAGGAATTGTAGTTTTGCCTTACATTGGCGTTTTGAATATTCTTCGTGGAGAACACCCGGAAATCTTTATTCCTTCAACAGTGCTCGACCTGGAAGAAGCGTTGCTTAATTTCAACATCGGAACTGCCACACTTTTTCTGTCTGCTATCTCAGGAGAACGATGTATTGCTATAATACGACCCCGCCTTAACAAGAAATGGCTGACTTTGAACCGTGCCAAAGCCATAAACTTCGCATCAGGAACCATCTGCTTTGCTTTCTGTCTCCTTTTATTGCTACCCGTTTCCAAGACTTTCTTTTACTTTGTTTATCTAcccttgtttatttttcttccctCGTGTGGAATTTTAGCTTCTTGCGCTGTGAGGCTGCGAAATTTCAAAAACCAAGCTCGTGTCTCTGTGATAAACAGTGGTCTTCCCGTTGCTCAGTTATTCGCCCTCGAAACGAGAAAGAGGAATTCCCAGTTGGTCTACAAACTTCTAAATACCGTTTTTAGCATTCTTTTACCTATCTTGATTTCCTTATTTATGTTCTCTGCGGTTAGAATCATCGAAGTTACATGGGAAGGGTGTCAAAACAGAAAGTGGTTCGTAACCCTACATAATGTCACATTGATATGTTTGTATCTGAGTTCCGCTTTTAATCCTTTCGTTCTTCATTCGAGAATTGCTGAATACTCGCGAACAACAAAGCACATCTTTAGGAAATAA